Proteins from a genomic interval of Flammeovirgaceae bacterium SG7u.111:
- a CDS encoding translation initiation factor, whose protein sequence is MAKDWKDRLGVVYSTNPDYEYENSSEDGAETLPPEKQNLKVQIDKKQRKGKVATLVTGFVGTEDDLKALAKKLKSKCGVGGSAKNEEIIIQGSFMDKVVELLKNDGYKVKRVG, encoded by the coding sequence ATGGCAAAAGATTGGAAAGACAGATTAGGCGTGGTGTATTCTACCAACCCCGATTATGAATATGAAAACTCATCTGAAGATGGAGCGGAAACTCTTCCTCCTGAAAAGCAAAACTTGAAAGTTCAGATTGATAAAAAACAGCGCAAGGGAAAAGTAGCCACATTGGTGACGGGCTTTGTAGGAACTGAAGATGATCTGAAGGCCTTGGCAAAAAAACTAAAGTCGAAATGTGGTGTAGGCGGGTCTGCAAAAAACGAAGAAATTATAATCCAAGGGAGTTTCATGGACAAAGTAGTCGAGCTTCTAAAAAATGATGGATACAAAGTAAAAAGGGTGGGCTAA
- a CDS encoding PAS domain S-box protein: MEKKHIKYLESTRSYKSLLIFILGFQAVVSTGWIVFDNYSSYVENESTTNLISVGTSVAGVLIVLLVWVLLDGSFRSTFRRFTDILKEKNDYQKEVNENNYELHLLEESFTDAIGERDFYEQPEYFTEKAAAMLKVNYASIWLLNDAFDSLKCLDVFNADGHTHEKHDKLSQVDHPNFFRSLLSEKDIAAEHTHGHPLLADLEDAYFSGHSTVAAFTTTLYHNSKPIGVCIYENKNNIRKWSESEIALGRLIAQVISLSYREHEWLKASTELREESGKLEKFFHGVDTAIAKFTVKSPFSTAEVKPDQVALLSESVISMYNDAFLGLFGLSQDEIVPGMSPLKHFLGKENHEELIQKFIGKEYVLKQEVSYSLENGETQYVQRSLLGVVEQYFVKEVWLVATDITTLRRRESFFDTINRYSSKSILVLDSHNSVIYENQAAKHAFKGLVGKDTFFEYIHEEDKLEIRSVLEEVRREQEPKKCASIRYRFAEGKGWSKGDTVLVNLESDSPFEGVMIEIDDVTERENQLVNSKKELKKLQMLQENIPTPISVLNRLGNIVFENQAIEAFYGYSQQDRVGRSGLDFIHSNDVSKVQNHLQLANSDANYSGTEQISFLLANGNWEKVELIIASLGGDPDFSVLMSFNKAVSGVSVSAPASTNGEGTLCKQVLQKANRVYVFTDANGKITFVNNACSSQLGFRVEELIGKSLLDFVPATEKLALLRNMQYLEADHSATLDLDLQFKHKSGNWAQVEAHGGSITKEKVFTGLLFQLDNVTEKKKEEKELSFKASFYSALVKNVSSVLLFIDEDSTIKYANNAVKMLFGYQPKDSLLKWVHSKHHEEVQKAIAETSKSKTKEKEISIKIMDKDGLWKKVKVMVINAEKNSSFKGFILEIKSIDGKSVEMLENPAPAFDSTENILFQTIKKTPDHLFMMLNDQGDFSYLEGDTERHLGLKKEDALNMQFRDMLDEMSAVIYDLVVTKLSKGKDKVIRKELQIKTPEQQNKWLYVSFSFVKKDNSIAVVGQNITNLKQSFATMEKDTLYVRWLLDNATESILLCNDSGDIFYQNGTARKLTPTSISSVGKLAALFDKEQKGVFEKLFSEATSAGRGERVSHKIILAQEGVQKYFNLSITNLLEVHGIEAIRIGLSPLEASGSANDAVAVPSLEIPEEPTEMQAEINDFPVPSQNGQEHETSAFVEEPEVQEEIPIDEVVAEPEKPHPIFQLKSLINSGASAGELQACIQEIVAVQKDGDVDMAQGGLVANVDKVLEELEEIMNAKEEEMELLNLNEFLDALLSLYKADFPEGLSTQTNFEFDGWIFADRVALFQLFAPLVSFLASSLPSEGEVWWTLDRNEMNMTVSLSGTAITAALGDSLGNNTLLQKPNEVLAKYQGQILMNERAQVGTVLDIVLPRNFRV, from the coding sequence ATGGAAAAAAAACATATAAAGTACCTTGAGAGCACCCGCTCTTATAAAAGCCTCCTCATTTTTATTTTGGGCTTCCAAGCAGTGGTTTCCACAGGCTGGATAGTTTTCGATAATTATAGTTCGTATGTAGAAAATGAATCTACTACCAATCTTATCTCAGTAGGTACATCTGTAGCAGGAGTGCTGATTGTGCTCTTGGTTTGGGTCTTGCTAGACGGAAGTTTCCGAAGCACCTTTAGAAGGTTTACGGATATTCTGAAAGAAAAAAATGATTATCAAAAAGAGGTAAACGAAAATAACTACGAGCTGCATTTGCTGGAAGAAAGTTTTACCGATGCAATAGGCGAACGAGACTTTTACGAACAGCCTGAGTACTTTACCGAAAAAGCGGCAGCGATGCTCAAGGTGAATTATGCAAGTATTTGGTTGCTCAACGATGCGTTTGATAGCTTGAAATGCCTCGATGTTTTCAATGCCGATGGTCATACTCACGAAAAGCACGATAAACTTAGCCAAGTAGATCACCCTAACTTTTTCAGGTCCCTACTAAGTGAAAAAGATATTGCTGCGGAGCATACCCACGGTCACCCGTTGTTGGCAGATTTAGAGGATGCATATTTTTCTGGGCATAGTACCGTAGCGGCATTTACCACCACATTGTACCATAATAGCAAACCGATAGGGGTTTGCATTTATGAAAATAAGAACAACATCCGGAAATGGTCAGAGAGCGAAATAGCACTCGGGCGGCTCATTGCCCAAGTGATTTCTTTGAGCTATCGCGAACATGAGTGGCTCAAAGCCAGTACCGAACTCAGGGAAGAATCTGGCAAGCTCGAAAAGTTTTTTCACGGAGTAGATACGGCCATTGCAAAATTTACCGTAAAAAGTCCTTTTAGCACCGCTGAAGTAAAGCCTGACCAAGTCGCCCTGCTTTCGGAAAGTGTAATCAGTATGTATAATGATGCATTTCTAGGGCTTTTTGGGTTGAGTCAAGATGAAATAGTGCCTGGTATGTCGCCCCTTAAACATTTCTTGGGTAAAGAAAACCACGAAGAGCTCATTCAGAAATTTATTGGGAAAGAATATGTGTTAAAGCAGGAGGTGAGCTATTCGCTTGAAAATGGGGAGACTCAGTATGTGCAAAGAAGCCTGTTGGGGGTAGTTGAGCAATATTTTGTAAAAGAAGTATGGTTGGTAGCAACAGATATTACCACTCTTCGCAGGCGAGAATCATTTTTTGATACCATCAACCGCTATTCTTCCAAATCTATATTAGTACTAGATAGCCACAATTCGGTGATTTATGAGAATCAGGCAGCCAAACATGCCTTCAAAGGGTTGGTGGGAAAAGATACGTTTTTCGAGTACATACACGAAGAGGACAAGCTTGAGATCAGATCGGTCTTGGAGGAGGTAAGGAGAGAACAAGAGCCAAAGAAATGTGCTTCAATTAGGTACCGTTTTGCCGAAGGAAAAGGCTGGAGCAAAGGAGATACCGTGCTGGTAAACCTAGAAAGCGATAGCCCTTTTGAAGGGGTGATGATAGAAATTGATGATGTAACTGAAAGAGAGAACCAGCTTGTAAACAGTAAAAAAGAGCTTAAAAAGCTACAAATGTTGCAAGAAAATATCCCTACTCCTATCAGTGTATTGAACAGGCTGGGAAATATCGTTTTTGAAAACCAGGCGATAGAGGCATTTTACGGTTATTCGCAGCAAGACAGGGTTGGTCGAAGTGGACTCGATTTTATCCATTCTAATGATGTGTCAAAGGTTCAAAACCATTTGCAGTTGGCTAATTCAGATGCAAATTATTCGGGGACGGAACAGATTAGTTTTCTGTTGGCAAATGGAAATTGGGAAAAAGTAGAATTGATTATAGCCTCTTTGGGAGGTGACCCTGACTTTAGCGTGCTGATGTCGTTTAATAAAGCGGTATCAGGAGTTTCGGTGAGTGCTCCTGCAAGTACCAATGGAGAAGGGACCTTATGTAAACAAGTACTCCAAAAAGCGAATAGGGTCTACGTATTTACCGATGCCAATGGGAAAATAACCTTTGTCAACAATGCTTGCTCAAGCCAATTAGGCTTCAGAGTTGAAGAGTTGATAGGGAAAAGCTTGCTGGATTTTGTGCCAGCAACTGAAAAACTTGCTTTGCTCCGCAACATGCAATACCTAGAGGCAGACCATTCGGCTACGCTCGACCTCGATTTGCAGTTCAAGCATAAATCTGGCAACTGGGCGCAAGTTGAGGCACATGGGGGAAGCATTACCAAAGAGAAAGTTTTCACAGGGCTGCTTTTTCAGCTCGATAATGTGACCGAAAAGAAAAAAGAAGAAAAAGAACTTTCGTTCAAAGCAAGTTTTTATTCTGCATTAGTTAAAAATGTGTCATCTGTACTGCTATTTATTGATGAAGATTCCACTATCAAATATGCTAATAATGCGGTGAAAATGCTTTTTGGGTATCAGCCGAAAGACAGCTTGCTAAAGTGGGTGCATTCTAAACATCATGAAGAAGTACAAAAAGCCATAGCCGAAACATCGAAAAGTAAGACAAAGGAGAAAGAGATTTCCATTAAGATCATGGACAAAGATGGTTTGTGGAAAAAAGTGAAGGTGATGGTGATAAATGCAGAGAAAAATTCAAGCTTCAAAGGGTTTATTCTCGAGATAAAATCGATTGATGGAAAAAGTGTGGAGATGCTGGAGAACCCCGCCCCCGCATTTGACTCAACGGAAAATATTCTTTTTCAAACGATAAAGAAAACCCCAGATCATCTCTTTATGATGCTCAATGACCAAGGCGATTTTTCTTATTTAGAGGGCGATACGGAGCGGCATTTGGGTTTGAAAAAAGAGGATGCCCTCAACATGCAATTCAGGGATATGCTGGACGAAATGTCGGCTGTAATCTATGATTTGGTAGTAACTAAGCTGAGTAAAGGCAAGGATAAGGTAATTCGTAAAGAGCTTCAAATAAAGACGCCCGAGCAGCAAAACAAATGGCTGTATGTCAGCTTTTCTTTTGTGAAAAAAGATAACTCTATAGCTGTTGTAGGTCAAAATATTACCAACCTCAAGCAATCTTTTGCTACTATGGAGAAGGATACGCTGTATGTAAGGTGGCTGCTCGATAATGCGACTGAATCAATTTTGCTGTGCAACGATAGCGGTGATATTTTTTATCAAAACGGTACTGCGAGGAAGCTGACCCCAACCAGTATTAGTTCGGTAGGAAAACTTGCGGCGCTTTTTGACAAAGAACAAAAAGGTGTTTTTGAAAAATTATTTTCCGAAGCTACTTCGGCAGGAAGAGGAGAGCGCGTTTCTCATAAAATTATTCTTGCCCAAGAGGGTGTGCAGAAATACTTTAACTTAAGCATCACTAACTTGCTTGAGGTACATGGGATAGAAGCCATCAGGATTGGCTTGAGCCCACTTGAAGCATCAGGAAGTGCTAATGATGCAGTTGCTGTCCCCTCGTTAGAAATTCCGGAAGAACCTACCGAAATGCAGGCAGAAATAAACGACTTTCCAGTGCCGAGCCAAAATGGTCAAGAACATGAAACCTCAGCATTTGTAGAAGAGCCAGAGGTACAAGAAGAAATTCCAATAGATGAAGTAGTTGCTGAGCCTGAAAAGCCACATCCTATTTTTCAGTTGAAGTCATTGATAAATAGTGGTGCTTCGGCTGGCGAGCTACAGGCTTGTATACAAGAAATAGTGGCTGTTCAAAAGGACGGAGATGTAGATATGGCTCAAGGAGGGCTAGTTGCCAATGTGGATAAAGTGCTGGAAGAACTGGAAGAAATAATGAATGCGAAGGAAGAAGAAATGGAGCTGCTCAACCTCAATGAGTTTTTGGATGCACTGCTTTCTTTGTACAAAGCAGATTTTCCAGAAGGACTGAGTACCCAAACTAACTTTGAGTTTGATGGTTGGATTTTTGCTGACCGAGTAGCTTTATTCCAACTTTTTGCTCCTTTGGTTTCTTTCTTGGCTAGTAGCCTGCCTTCCGAAGGAGAGGTGTGGTGGACGTTAGATAGAAATGAGATGAACATGACCGTTTCGCTCTCGGGTACAGCTATTACAGCAGCTTTAGGTGATAGCCTAGGAAATAATACTCTGCTTCAGAAGCCAAACGAAGTTCTTGCCAAGTATCAGGGGCAAATATTAATGAACGAAAGAGCTCAAGTGGGGACGGTATTAGATATCGTTTTGCCCCGTAATTTTAGGGTTTAA
- a CDS encoding queuosine precursor transporter, with protein MAQLKAVSYTPLELSKRNILLLVLFGIFLSNALMAEVLGVKIFSLEAFLGVKPAQITLFGDFVLDFNLTAGVVLWPVVFITTDVINEYFGKKGVRQISFLTAGLIAYMFLVIVVLTDLPPAQFWIDVNSVDRDGNLFNIDSAYNTIFLQGLGIIIGSLLAFLIGQLVDVAAFQYLRKFTGSSKIWLRATGSTLISQLIDSFVVLGVAFYVFGNWSLKQVIAVGIINYIYKFFVAVVLTPLLYVVHHFIDKYLGKELSDKMTESAATSGFTG; from the coding sequence TTGGCACAACTTAAAGCGGTAAGCTATACACCCCTAGAGCTTAGCAAAAGAAATATTTTGCTTCTTGTATTGTTCGGTATTTTTCTTTCCAATGCCCTCATGGCGGAAGTATTGGGAGTTAAAATCTTTTCTTTAGAAGCTTTTTTGGGCGTTAAGCCAGCTCAAATCACTCTTTTTGGAGATTTTGTGCTTGATTTCAACCTTACGGCAGGTGTGGTGCTTTGGCCTGTGGTATTCATCACCACCGATGTGATCAATGAATATTTTGGAAAGAAAGGAGTGAGGCAAATTTCATTTCTTACGGCGGGGCTTATTGCCTATATGTTTTTGGTGATAGTAGTGCTCACCGATCTGCCCCCAGCCCAGTTTTGGATAGATGTAAATAGTGTAGATAGAGATGGAAACCTCTTTAATATAGATAGTGCTTACAACACTATATTTTTACAAGGCTTGGGGATTATCATTGGTTCATTATTGGCTTTTCTTATTGGACAGTTAGTTGATGTTGCGGCTTTCCAATACCTCAGAAAATTTACAGGTAGTAGCAAAATTTGGCTAAGGGCAACAGGATCAACATTGATCTCACAGCTTATAGACAGTTTTGTGGTGCTTGGGGTCGCTTTTTATGTTTTTGGAAATTGGTCGCTAAAGCAGGTAATAGCGGTCGGGATCATCAACTATATTTATAAATTTTTTGTAGCTGTGGTACTTACCCCATTGCTGTACGTGGTCCATCATTTTATTGATAAATACTTGGGAAAAGAACTGTCGGATAAAATGACCGAATCGGCTGCGACAAGTGGCTTCACAGGTTAG